In Leptospiraceae bacterium, one DNA window encodes the following:
- a CDS encoding exodeoxyribonuclease VII large subunit has translation MEDTKSKNKVFLVSEITKIVKTILTEEDILKNIWIRGEVSNLSFSSSGHIYFSLKDDNSILKCIFLSFNSNRYKGKKLQNGMEIQVNGGITVYEAGGYYNFNVTKVEEIGQGEILQKIENLKNKLDKMGIFNPAHKKPIPKFPKTLGIATSQTGAALHDIIKIAKERFPNINILIAPCLVQGVDAPNSIARAILELNNPEWQVDVIIAGRGGGSFEDLIAFHDEIVVMAFYNSVVPIISAVGHEVDRVLSDLSADIAAPTPTAAAKLAIPDISEVDNYIEDMERRFLHALNSKINLLQEKIISFTNKRIFQEPKSILIERYQRADEVLNRIYLLGKNYLSHKKSELQKFESIDFFIQTGLTKFVGVFNVVAERIENFSPLSTLSRGYSVTRTLKKEVVSSTKKILVGDELEVILHEGIIQVEVKKINDKNSG, from the coding sequence TTGGAAGATACAAAAAGTAAAAATAAAGTTTTTTTAGTTTCAGAAATTACAAAAATTGTCAAGACTATTTTAACTGAAGAAGATATTTTAAAAAATATTTGGATCCGTGGTGAGGTTTCAAATCTTTCTTTTTCTTCTTCCGGGCATATATATTTTTCTTTGAAAGATGATAATAGTATCTTAAAATGTATTTTTTTGTCTTTTAACAGCAATCGTTATAAAGGAAAAAAATTGCAGAATGGAATGGAAATCCAAGTAAATGGCGGGATCACGGTTTACGAAGCCGGTGGATATTATAACTTTAATGTGACAAAGGTTGAAGAAATTGGTCAGGGAGAAATACTACAAAAGATCGAAAATCTTAAAAATAAATTAGACAAGATGGGAATTTTTAACCCTGCCCATAAGAAACCTATTCCAAAATTTCCAAAGACATTAGGTATCGCTACTTCCCAAACTGGGGCTGCATTACACGATATTATAAAAATAGCCAAAGAAAGATTTCCGAATATCAATATACTTATTGCACCTTGCCTTGTTCAGGGTGTTGATGCCCCAAACTCTATTGCAAGGGCAATTCTTGAGTTGAATAATCCTGAATGGCAGGTTGATGTAATTATTGCCGGTAGAGGAGGGGGGAGTTTTGAGGACTTAATTGCTTTTCATGATGAAATTGTAGTAATGGCTTTTTACAATTCTGTAGTTCCTATCATTTCTGCGGTTGGGCACGAAGTAGATCGAGTGTTGTCTGATCTTAGTGCTGATATTGCTGCACCGACTCCAACAGCAGCAGCAAAACTCGCAATTCCAGATATATCAGAGGTAGATAACTATATTGAAGATATGGAGAGAAGATTTTTACATGCTTTGAATTCCAAAATCAATCTATTGCAAGAAAAGATTATTTCTTTTACCAATAAAAGAATATTTCAAGAGCCAAAATCAATTTTAATAGAGCGTTATCAAAGAGCCGATGAAGTTTTAAATAGAATCTATTTACTTGGGAAAAATTATTTATCTCACAAAAAATCAGAGCTTCAAAAATTTGAATCTATTGATTTTTTTATTCAAACAGGATTAACAAAATTTGTCGGTGTATTCAATGTAGTTGCCGAAAGAATAGAAAATTTTTCTCCACTTTCTACATTAAGCCGAGGATACTCTGTAACAAGAACTCTTAAAAAAGAAGTAGTGTCTTCAACAAAAAAAATACTTGTTGGAGACGAGTTAGAAGTAATTTTACATGAAGGTATTATTCAAGTCGAGGTGAAGAAAATAAATGACAAAAACTCAGGATAA
- a CDS encoding exodeoxyribonuclease VII small subunit: MTKTQDKQITFEEALAELEEIAEKLERGQLSLEESIVAYEKGMTLKKICLERLKTAEGRIEFLAKNKEGKVVKENAKKEIDEEENLF; encoded by the coding sequence ATGACAAAAACTCAGGATAAACAAATTACATTTGAAGAAGCATTGGCTGAATTGGAAGAAATTGCTGAAAAGTTAGAGCGGGGACAGCTTAGTTTAGAAGAATCCATTGTGGCTTATGAAAAAGGAATGACGCTCAAGAAAATTTGTCTGGAGAGATTAAAAACAGCGGAAGGAAGAATTGAATTTTTAGCGAAAAATAAAGAAGGCAAAGTCGTAAAAGAAAATGCAAAGAAAGAGATTGACGAAGAAGAAAATTTGTTTTAG
- the rdgB gene encoding RdgB/HAM1 family non-canonical purine NTP pyrophosphatase, which translates to MNSLSIAVATNNPHKIEEIKHYFSNSKIELLTPKNLGIIFEVEENGNSFKENALIKSEKLFKATKFPSIADDSGICVDCLDGEPGIYSARYGEPNFTDKDRTLYLLSKVQNYTNRLAHYECVISLSTKLGNTFFEGRCYGEIAFDYDETGNGFGYDPIFFYPPLQKRFSQITREVKSKISHRGIALQKLNEYIQENF; encoded by the coding sequence TTGAACTCACTTTCGATTGCTGTAGCAACAAACAATCCTCATAAGATCGAAGAAATAAAACATTACTTTTCAAATTCAAAAATCGAATTATTGACTCCAAAAAATTTAGGGATAATTTTTGAAGTCGAGGAAAATGGAAATAGCTTTAAAGAAAATGCCTTAATCAAATCTGAAAAATTATTCAAAGCAACCAAATTCCCTTCTATAGCAGATGATTCTGGAATTTGTGTTGACTGCCTTGACGGGGAACCGGGAATTTATTCTGCCAGATACGGAGAACCGAATTTTACTGATAAGGATAGAACTCTTTACCTCCTTTCAAAAGTTCAAAATTATACAAATAGACTTGCACACTATGAATGCGTGATTAGCCTTTCAACAAAACTCGGAAATACTTTTTTTGAAGGGAGATGCTATGGAGAAATTGCTTTCGATTATGATGAAACAGGAAACGGTTTCGGGTATGATCCAATATTTTTTTATCCTCCCTTACAGAAACGATTTTCTCAAATTACAAGAGAAGTAAAATCAAAAATATCGCACAGGGGAATTGCACTTCAAAAGTTAAATGAGTATATACAAGAAAATTTTTGA
- a CDS encoding STAS domain-containing protein, with product MILSTNPNYSIFKLSGSILESNIKEIDSSLDALFAKSQKNIIVDLTDVNHICSMGLGILVAYKKKFNESSGDIKLIIYDDDLLELFEITMLDKIFNIYKDLESAERTYKT from the coding sequence ATGATACTCTCTACAAATCCAAACTATTCTATCTTTAAATTAAGCGGATCTATTTTAGAGTCTAACATCAAGGAGATAGATTCGAGTCTTGATGCACTGTTTGCTAAGTCACAAAAAAATATCATAGTCGATTTGACCGATGTGAATCATATATGCTCTATGGGGCTTGGAATTCTTGTTGCTTACAAAAAGAAATTCAACGAATCCTCAGGAGACATAAAACTCATAATTTACGACGACGATTTGTTAGAGCTTTTTGAAATTACAATGTTGGATAAAATTTTTAATATATACAAAGATTTGGAATCTGCAGAAAGAACCTATAAAACTTGA
- a CDS encoding ComF family protein, which yields MNWILKIVDFLFPVSCTECGQVDILSKKIGICRKCIPKQVPIPDNLCEICATPLLENSCGYCESRNVFFDKLFFINPTGVFEKKILNKIKFGNEMILSNYFRLGIGRILKKIQFNEFNYLTLIPSHKNTLRKRPISQSFSILKILEKRSKFCLKNDLLLKKNSADLQSKKSYRERFLYAKKAYSIEKKFIHNLRGNAILIDDIFTTGASVNECSKILKENGVEKVYLIVFVKSISNDFFT from the coding sequence ATGAATTGGATTTTAAAAATAGTTGATTTTCTATTTCCTGTGAGTTGTACAGAATGCGGACAAGTTGATATCCTTTCTAAAAAGATCGGCATTTGCAGAAAATGTATCCCGAAACAAGTTCCTATTCCCGACAACCTTTGCGAAATTTGTGCAACCCCACTACTTGAAAATTCTTGTGGGTATTGTGAATCAAGGAATGTTTTTTTTGATAAACTTTTCTTTATAAATCCAACGGGGGTATTTGAAAAAAAAATTCTAAATAAGATAAAGTTTGGAAATGAGATGATCTTATCTAATTATTTCAGGTTAGGTATCGGAAGAATTTTAAAAAAAATACAATTTAATGAGTTTAATTATTTAACATTAATTCCCTCTCATAAAAACACATTGCGAAAAAGGCCGATTTCTCAATCGTTTTCAATTTTAAAAATATTAGAGAAAAGAAGTAAATTTTGCTTAAAAAACGACCTTTTACTAAAGAAAAATTCGGCTGATCTTCAATCGAAAAAATCCTATAGAGAAAGATTCTTGTACGCTAAAAAAGCGTATTCAATAGAAAAAAAATTTATTCACAATCTTAGAGGGAATGCAATCTTAATAGACGATATTTTTACTACCGGGGCTTCCGTAAATGAATGCTCTAAGATATTAAAAGAGAATGGGGTTGAAAAAGTTTACTTAATTGTGTTTGTAAAAAGTATTTCTAACGATTTTTTTACTTGA
- a CDS encoding TonB-dependent receptor encodes MIAFVLKFILSCKEHPITNLFTTCVLFAILFNFSDLYSEDEKPTNKIACLSEFTNFESTENKKLSEQIYSKISEVLNSKKMQIKKIIETKIEDKISSTKKENCHFLVDGFYKKLENENLQLYSQIYNPETGLMIDAFNITDEISESIGIKLDSTESKELDSTRILNFSKRLNILLLNNWKRQEKRESINEFVLFSKISRNKKFPISSGKEAEEEAAKQVFSFLQSQVTFSSTKTEKKASEAPNIISVITEEEIRNYGRVSLNDILYQLPGFAPSQDYDRRTVTGRGIFEGWNNNHILTLMDGVQFNDNLYGTAYTWEITPLNMIKSIEVIRGPGSALYGSNATNGVVSINTFSGSDLKGGIKTRIRSGDAGTQIYDVLTGNTGKIFSYIASYNIYKTKGNNYMDTDSSGRLDAFGFPQKFPVKDERNSSYLFTKLEGEGVLKGLSIQFHKSYWSYESGHGWLWRIPDSKENMSESRQIATIKYSKNITDKLIQEYVMRYQERGIDWNTRYAENGAYENFYPGGVSEYLKTSAKDIFLRGQLTYLFGNGGSLLSGVEGTNFRYNGDKEHYSNINLSDSVNGYPPYDDNSFQKQGPWFEWIKKKPVNKGAAFAQVVSGKILYNKLELTAGVRYDETVVKFRGIDQRYSSDTGIYIEKPYDQFVGPPLITNDKRIFRRTSPRLGAVFFITKNLNLKLISGRAFREPAMTELFGANTFSLASNPRKLKPEVIQTNEIGIDYFLNRYINLRGNYFRTRFENQIAYSLQNNNLSSNIYTLVTHGLETELIFSYKYFSGFANMTYIERLNEFIQDNTISANKDHLTWAPSHRLNLGFSGNFPKFNFSLSFERQGLVYRKTSDMGSVDPLTGFGPLDTNTGEPISYQNTYPQYRPKDVPPWVNLNTRFVYKIHENVHLGVFVSNALNSCQTLIKNNYYPFDYQRDSRRIMFDFSANF; translated from the coding sequence ATGATTGCATTCGTATTGAAATTTATTTTATCTTGTAAAGAGCACCCAATAACGAACTTGTTTACTACCTGTGTTCTTTTTGCTATTCTATTCAACTTCTCCGATTTATATTCAGAAGATGAGAAGCCCACAAACAAAATAGCTTGCCTTTCAGAATTTACAAATTTTGAATCTACTGAAAATAAAAAACTTTCAGAACAGATCTATTCTAAAATCTCTGAAGTGCTGAACTCAAAAAAAATGCAAATCAAAAAAATAATAGAAACGAAAATAGAAGATAAAATTTCCTCTACAAAAAAAGAAAATTGTCATTTCTTAGTAGATGGGTTTTATAAAAAATTAGAAAACGAAAATCTTCAACTATACTCTCAAATTTATAATCCTGAAACCGGTTTAATGATAGATGCCTTTAATATTACCGATGAAATTTCAGAGTCCATAGGAATCAAGTTAGATTCTACAGAATCCAAAGAATTAGATTCTACAAGAATACTAAATTTCTCAAAGCGACTGAATATTCTTCTATTAAATAATTGGAAAAGACAAGAGAAAAGAGAAAGCATAAACGAATTTGTATTATTTTCAAAAATCAGCCGGAATAAAAAATTCCCGATTTCTTCGGGAAAAGAAGCCGAAGAAGAAGCAGCAAAACAAGTGTTTTCTTTTTTGCAAAGCCAGGTCACATTCTCTTCTACTAAGACGGAAAAAAAAGCAAGCGAAGCGCCCAATATTATATCCGTAATAACAGAAGAAGAAATTCGTAACTACGGAAGAGTTAGCCTTAACGATATTTTGTATCAACTCCCGGGTTTCGCTCCTTCGCAAGACTATGACAGAAGAACTGTCACAGGGCGTGGAATTTTTGAAGGCTGGAACAACAACCATATTTTAACTTTGATGGATGGAGTCCAATTTAATGATAATCTATACGGTACTGCCTATACTTGGGAGATCACTCCCTTGAATATGATTAAGTCTATAGAAGTTATCAGAGGCCCCGGTTCTGCGCTCTATGGCTCAAATGCTACAAATGGAGTTGTTTCTATAAACACTTTTTCAGGATCTGATTTGAAAGGGGGGATTAAAACCCGCATACGTTCGGGTGATGCAGGAACACAAATTTATGATGTTCTTACGGGAAACACTGGTAAAATTTTTTCATATATAGCGAGTTACAACATATATAAAACCAAAGGAAATAACTATATGGATACGGACAGCTCAGGAAGATTAGATGCTTTCGGATTTCCACAAAAATTTCCGGTTAAAGACGAAAGAAACTCAAGTTACTTATTTACAAAATTAGAAGGTGAAGGAGTTCTAAAAGGTTTATCTATCCAATTCCATAAAAGCTACTGGAGCTATGAATCAGGGCATGGTTGGCTGTGGAGAATCCCTGACTCGAAAGAAAATATGTCCGAGTCTCGCCAAATTGCTACAATCAAGTATTCTAAAAATATAACGGATAAATTGATTCAAGAATACGTTATGCGATATCAAGAAAGAGGGATTGATTGGAACACAAGGTATGCAGAAAATGGTGCCTATGAAAACTTTTACCCGGGAGGAGTATCTGAATATTTAAAAACAAGTGCAAAAGATATATTTTTACGAGGTCAATTGACCTATCTTTTTGGAAACGGAGGAAGTTTATTAAGTGGGGTGGAAGGGACGAACTTTCGCTATAACGGTGACAAGGAACACTACAGCAATATCAATCTTAGTGATTCGGTCAATGGTTATCCACCTTATGACGATAACTCATTTCAAAAACAGGGTCCTTGGTTTGAGTGGATAAAAAAGAAACCTGTAAACAAAGGTGCAGCATTTGCACAAGTTGTTTCCGGAAAAATACTTTACAATAAACTTGAACTTACGGCAGGTGTGCGTTATGACGAAACAGTTGTAAAATTTAGAGGGATTGACCAAAGATATTCGAGCGATACAGGAATTTATATAGAAAAACCTTACGACCAATTTGTTGGTCCTCCACTTATCACAAATGACAAAAGAATTTTTAGAAGAACAAGCCCAAGACTCGGTGCAGTTTTTTTTATTACGAAAAACTTAAATTTAAAGCTAATAAGCGGTAGAGCTTTTAGAGAGCCGGCCATGACAGAGCTTTTTGGGGCAAATACTTTTTCGCTTGCGTCTAACCCAAGAAAATTAAAACCGGAAGTAATTCAAACGAATGAAATCGGAATAGACTACTTTCTAAATAGGTACATTAACTTACGAGGAAACTATTTTCGTACAAGGTTTGAAAATCAAATTGCCTATAGCTTACAAAACAATAACCTTAGTTCCAATATTTATACCCTAGTCACTCACGGTCTTGAAACTGAATTAATTTTTTCTTATAAATATTTTTCTGGCTTTGCAAATATGACATACATAGAAAGACTAAACGAATTTATTCAAGACAATACAATTTCAGCCAATAAAGATCACCTAACTTGGGCTCCTTCCCACAGACTCAATCTTGGATTTAGTGGAAATTTTCCTAAGTTCAACTTTTCCCTTTCTTTTGAAAGACAAGGTTTAGTGTATAGAAAGACAAGCGATATGGGATCTGTCGATCCATTGACAGGATTTGGTCCCTTGGACACGAATACGGGAGAGCCTATTTCATATCAAAACACTTACCCACAATATCGACCTAAAGATGTACCGCCTTGGGTAAATCTAAATACCAGATTTGTATATAAGATACATGAAAATGTCCACCTCGGTGTATTTGTGTCTAATGCTTTAAATAGTTGCCAAACTCTTATAAAGAATAACTATTATCCATTTGACTACCAAAGAGATTCGAGAAGAATCATGTTCGATTTCTCAGCCAATTTTTAA
- a CDS encoding TonB-dependent receptor, producing the protein MRKSIISIVFVIASAFGIFSQEKPNKTNEKTICLSNFSNFESNSNLEIVKLIDSIITKSFSEKNFIIKKVNENSIQSKLHFSLKNNCYFFIDGYYKKLNNSENLQLYSQIYNPETSLMIDAFNIADEYTELGKLKLDPEESKESDELRVRNLAKRLRIVLLNNSKKIERRENIDEYVLSSKISENNKFPISSGKEAEEEAAKQVFNLLQNQVTTSSTKTQKRTNEAPNVISVISDKEIIDYGRNSINDILYQLPGFSPSQINERRTVSARGMHEGWNNNHILILQDGVQFNENFYGSALTWELTPLNMVKSVEVIRGPGSALYGSNAMYGVVSLNTYSGKDLNGEVRLRARMGDHGTRIYDIVTGNTTNLISYIVSMNSYDTTGNSIKGYDNSGRVDDLGFLQKFPYKDERNNYSLLLKLEGEGDLKGFSLQYNRQYWKYGTFNGWLQNTPDFKDQMSENRDIAVLKYSKNITDKLSHEYVIKYSPGEWKFNARLYPSDPNNYPSGVTENLNTRLDNYFGRGQVTYHFDNKGSIVAGVEANQISYRGDKEHSSNVDMNLLGTGEPFSGNIVRPLEPYMDWITDRPIKKIATFGQFSSGKIFEKRLEITLGTRYDESSMHFRGIDMPYNGLLGYPTYNYTDPVTGLETSNIVPSRFLAPPFVTNEKKVYRKTSPRIGLVFFATDRLTFKLLAGRAFREPSPGELFGVNTYVGGSNNPRKISPEIIKTYEGALDWYANKYINLRLNAFATRTENMIDYSDTSNTIINAYTLGTKGLESELLFTYKNVSAFANYSKFTRYLDHNLKASESKHQSEITGSPASLANFGITGSFKIFSGSISVQRQGVVTRKRSDLGSIEPITGTLTENTYSDPYRYPVYRPIRVEAWTNVNLRFEVKLMENLRLGVFASNALNRPQYLTQTGNFPTDYLRETRRVLIDLRANF; encoded by the coding sequence ATGCGAAAATCTATAATTTCAATTGTATTTGTCATTGCATCTGCTTTTGGAATTTTTTCTCAAGAAAAGCCAAATAAAACAAACGAAAAAACAATTTGCTTATCTAACTTTTCTAACTTTGAATCGAATTCCAACTTAGAAATTGTAAAACTCATAGATTCAATAATAACTAAGTCTTTTTCTGAAAAAAATTTTATAATTAAAAAGGTAAATGAAAACTCAATACAGTCAAAATTGCATTTCTCACTAAAAAATAATTGTTACTTTTTCATTGATGGGTATTATAAAAAACTCAATAATTCAGAAAACCTCCAATTGTACAGCCAAATTTATAATCCTGAAACTTCTCTAATGATTGATGCATTCAATATTGCCGATGAGTACACAGAATTAGGCAAGTTAAAATTGGATCCTGAAGAATCAAAAGAATCCGATGAATTGCGCGTTCGTAACCTTGCAAAAAGGCTTAGAATTGTATTACTGAATAACTCTAAAAAAATAGAAAGAAGAGAAAATATTGATGAGTATGTACTTTCATCAAAAATCAGTGAAAATAATAAATTCCCTATTTCATCAGGAAAGGAAGCCGAAGAGGAAGCCGCGAAACAAGTTTTCAATCTTTTGCAAAATCAAGTAACCACTTCATCAACAAAAACCCAAAAAAGAACAAACGAGGCACCTAACGTTATTTCAGTTATCTCTGACAAAGAAATCATAGATTACGGTAGAAATAGCATTAACGATATTTTATACCAGCTTCCCGGATTCTCTCCTTCTCAAATCAATGAGAGAAGAACGGTATCAGCAAGAGGTATGCACGAGGGTTGGAATAATAACCATATTTTAATACTTCAAGATGGAGTTCAATTTAACGAAAACTTTTATGGCTCTGCGCTCACTTGGGAGTTAACTCCACTAAATATGGTAAAGTCTGTTGAAGTGATTCGAGGTCCAGGGTCTGCGCTTTATGGGTCAAATGCAATGTATGGGGTTGTTTCTCTAAATACCTATTCAGGAAAAGACCTGAATGGTGAAGTCAGGCTTCGTGCCAGAATGGGCGATCATGGCACTAGAATCTACGATATAGTTACGGGCAATACTACAAATTTAATCTCATATATTGTTAGCATGAATTCTTACGATACAACGGGAAACAGTATAAAAGGTTACGATAATTCCGGTAGAGTTGATGATTTAGGTTTCTTGCAAAAATTTCCCTACAAAGACGAAAGAAATAACTATTCCCTTCTATTAAAATTAGAAGGGGAAGGAGATTTAAAAGGATTTTCTTTACAATACAATCGCCAATACTGGAAATACGGTACGTTTAACGGCTGGTTGCAGAATACCCCGGATTTCAAAGATCAAATGTCTGAAAATAGAGACATTGCAGTTCTAAAATACTCGAAAAATATCACAGATAAACTTTCTCATGAATACGTAATAAAATATTCACCTGGAGAATGGAAGTTCAATGCAAGGCTATACCCAAGCGACCCAAATAATTATCCTTCGGGGGTTACGGAAAACTTAAACACGAGATTAGACAATTATTTTGGGAGAGGGCAAGTCACCTACCATTTTGATAATAAAGGTTCAATAGTAGCGGGTGTAGAGGCAAATCAAATAAGCTACCGTGGAGACAAGGAGCATAGCTCGAATGTAGACATGAATTTACTCGGAACAGGCGAGCCTTTCTCTGGAAATATAGTCAGACCTTTAGAGCCGTATATGGATTGGATAACAGACCGTCCGATTAAAAAGATTGCAACATTTGGGCAGTTCAGCTCAGGGAAGATATTTGAAAAAAGATTAGAAATAACTTTAGGAACTCGATATGACGAATCATCCATGCACTTTAGAGGAATTGATATGCCGTACAATGGATTACTCGGCTATCCGACCTACAATTATACAGATCCGGTTACAGGTCTTGAAACTTCAAATATTGTTCCAAGTCGATTTTTAGCTCCTCCATTCGTTACCAACGAAAAAAAAGTTTACCGGAAAACAAGCCCAAGAATTGGTTTAGTCTTTTTTGCAACAGACAGACTTACCTTTAAACTGCTTGCAGGGCGAGCTTTTAGAGAGCCTTCACCTGGAGAACTTTTTGGAGTAAATACCTATGTCGGAGGCTCAAATAACCCAAGAAAAATCAGCCCTGAAATTATAAAAACTTATGAAGGTGCACTTGACTGGTATGCAAATAAATATATCAATCTAAGACTCAATGCTTTTGCTACCAGAACCGAAAACATGATAGACTATAGCGATACTTCCAACACGATTATAAACGCTTACACACTCGGAACAAAAGGTCTTGAATCAGAATTATTATTTACATACAAAAATGTTTCAGCCTTTGCAAACTATTCTAAATTTACCCGATACTTAGATCACAATCTAAAAGCGAGTGAATCAAAACATCAAAGCGAGATAACAGGCTCCCCTGCAAGTTTAGCTAATTTTGGAATCACAGGCAGTTTCAAGATATTTTCGGGAAGTATTAGTGTTCAAAGACAAGGTGTTGTGACAAGAAAAAGAAGTGACCTTGGAAGTATAGAGCCGATAACCGGTACGCTAACAGAAAATACCTACTCAGACCCTTATAGATATCCGGTTTATCGACCAATTCGTGTAGAGGCTTGGACAAACGTAAACTTAAGATTTGAAGTAAAACTTATGGAAAATTTACGATTAGGTGTTTTTGCATCTAACGCGTTGAATAGACCCCAGTACTTAACCCAAACAGGAAACTTTCCAACCGATTATTTAAGAGAAACAAGAAGAGTACTTATAGACCTGAGGGCTAATTTCTGA
- a CDS encoding potassium/proton antiporter — MNLTIENILIVGSVLLFISIVVGKTSYKFGVPTLLLFLAIGMLAGSDGIGGIRFDDPKIAQFVGVVSLNFILFSGGLDTNWTSVKPILREGIVLSTLGVLLTALTLGGFVWYITDFTFYESMLLGSIVSSTDAAAVFSILRSRNLALKDNLRPTLELESGSNDPMAYVLTIVFLTLVTNQDQSIVSVIPLFLKQMILGGIFGFGFGRLSKFIINSIQLDFEGLYPVLVIALMFVTFSITDSLGGNGFLAIYICAVYLGNQELIHKNTILKMYDGLAWLMQIVLFLTLGLLVFPSQILPFIGIGLLISIFLIVVARPVSVLLSLFMFKMEIKRRLYISWVGLRGAVPIVFATYPLLAGIDKAYTIFNIVFFISVTSVLIQGTTISIIAKWLHVSLPEKIKNSTETDRLILDLPKSTLQEFEILSDFCAVGKKIVDLDFPKSVFIIMIKRGGEYIRPGGSTIIEAKDILMVLADAPEDFEKVDGCIQSQIKKM; from the coding sequence ATGAATTTAACAATTGAAAATATACTAATAGTAGGCTCTGTGCTACTTTTTATAAGCATAGTTGTTGGTAAAACTTCTTACAAATTTGGAGTACCGACTCTACTTTTATTTTTAGCAATAGGGATGCTTGCAGGCTCAGACGGAATAGGTGGTATTCGGTTTGATGATCCTAAAATCGCTCAATTCGTAGGAGTAGTTTCTCTAAATTTTATTTTATTTTCGGGAGGGCTCGATACAAACTGGACATCAGTAAAACCCATTCTCAGGGAAGGGATTGTTTTATCTACGTTGGGAGTTTTACTCACTGCGTTGACACTTGGAGGGTTTGTATGGTATATAACAGATTTTACATTTTATGAGAGTATGCTTTTGGGCTCCATTGTTTCTTCAACGGATGCAGCCGCAGTATTTTCAATTTTGCGTTCAAGAAACCTAGCGTTAAAAGATAATCTTCGCCCAACTTTAGAGTTAGAAAGTGGGAGTAACGACCCAATGGCTTATGTTTTGACAATTGTGTTTTTAACCTTAGTCACAAATCAGGATCAGAGTATCGTATCCGTAATTCCTCTTTTTTTAAAACAAATGATTCTTGGAGGAATCTTTGGTTTCGGATTTGGGAGGCTTAGTAAATTCATTATCAATTCTATTCAGTTGGATTTTGAGGGGCTGTATCCTGTATTAGTAATTGCGCTCATGTTTGTCACATTTTCAATTACTGACTCATTAGGCGGTAACGGTTTTTTAGCAATTTATATTTGTGCGGTGTATTTGGGGAATCAGGAATTAATTCATAAAAATACAATTCTTAAGATGTATGACGGCTTGGCTTGGCTAATGCAGATTGTACTTTTTTTGACTCTTGGACTACTCGTTTTTCCTTCACAAATTCTTCCTTTTATCGGTATCGGTTTACTCATCTCAATTTTTTTAATAGTCGTTGCAAGACCTGTAAGTGTACTACTAAGTCTTTTTATGTTTAAGATGGAGATAAAGAGAAGGCTCTATATTTCTTGGGTGGGGTTAAGAGGTGCAGTTCCAATCGTATTTGCTACATACCCACTCTTGGCAGGAATAGACAAAGCCTATACAATTTTTAATATAGTATTTTTTATTTCAGTGACTTCGGTTCTAATTCAAGGAACAACAATCTCAATTATAGCTAAATGGCTACACGTATCGCTACCTGAAAAAATAAAAAATTCTACCGAAACAGACCGACTTATTTTGGATTTACCGAAATCAACCTTGCAGGAATTTGAAATATTGTCGGATTTCTGTGCTGTAGGGAAAAAAATTGTAGATTTGGATTTTCCGAAATCAGTTTTTATTATTATGATTAAAAGAGGTGGAGAATATATACGGCCGGGTGGCTCTACAATTATTGAAGCAAAAGATATTTTAATGGTTCTTGCAGATGCCCCGGAAGATTTTGAGAAAGTAGATGGGTGTATTCAAAGTCAAATTAAAAAAATGTAA